In the Podospora bellae-mahoneyi strain CBS 112042 chromosome 4, whole genome shotgun sequence genome, one interval contains:
- a CDS encoding hypothetical protein (EggNog:ENOG503NWEX; COG:I; COG:U), with product MLYRLIRPRRAVGRSLQRYPFFSNRRYIWKTASGFPKPNPGSPRHPGAMASTPAPNTAVEKKVEKSYLASAVDSINPWAGPRSATPTPKDPQPALAPSTTVDHTLNPFYGQSFKRYPPDCPPPNIQWFHAVDVPKRKPKFMITKATSDAKPAQPKKYVAFDPRDSRAVEAAYQARLQELEEERNAFIGNALARTGTRRPRAVSGEGEKDTDSSGSKTRVPVNEDFLFDVDIEERELAPIYWEGPVYEVRRGSWFYQEGSTLRPCEENLAAQLEEGYLKVKPWRYPKAPSNPSTKGPTPKGSSENLKIVDESQVQTSTKTAASVPQHQPQTYRLFGSYMNSVATYQDSNTAWLSSDGMLSWVTSTMYERFAGGGYMSGVKLVRGYTEAKKVKEKDEKRPVTPAGTKSTSNEKGDETPKALKRRSAPPTSVRPSLDEDADMEPDNPRNSLSRQLSNLMERAEDPEAEAEAIRVREEKEMMGDYNTNAGENQGRDIEHLVLVTHGIGQLLSRRMDSINFVHDVNILRKNLKNVYSVSADLRALNSEIGESGPGNCRVQVLPVVWRHRLDFPKRKPRRGEHDLAEAFDEEDEYPSLEDITIEGLAFARSLISDLALDVLLYQSAYREQIADIVVKESNHIYKTFKERNPEFKGKVHIVGHSLGSAIMFDILCRQKERAPAASLPRNPLRIWPAASSEDRFEPKESKDLAFDFVVADFYCLGSPIGLFQMLKGRTISARNLPNAVPSESPLNPDYMEDPFLSAPAYSYASDQHLSPITGHPFSVSSPKVSQLFNIFHPSDPIAYRLEPLISQAMSTLKPQALPYTKKTIFGSVAPQGLTGLGAKVGQSVTGLWSSFSAGIASSLLNRSLGLTQEDVNNINASHHRERELSLSPVGSPGSGAGKEKQLGAAGGQ from the exons ATGCTTTATCGCTTGATCCGGCCGAGGAGAGCTGTTGGGCGATCCTTACAACGCTACCCTTTCTTTTCAAACCGTCGATATATTTGGAAGACTGCGAGCGGCTTTCCCAAACCGAATCCTGGGTCACCCAGACATCCCGGAGCTATGGCTTCCACGCCGGCCCCAAATACTGCtgtcgagaagaaggttgagaAGTCATATCTTGCTTCCGCCGTCGACTCGATCAATCCCTGGGCTGGACCTCGCAGTGCAACTCCCACGCCGAAAGATCCTCAGCCAGCCCTCGCCCCCTCCACTACCGTCGACCATACATTGAATCCCTTTTATGGCCAAAGCTTCAAACGATATCCACCAGACTGTCCCCCGCCCAATATACAGTGGTTCCATGCTGTTGAC GTGCCAAAACGCAAGCCCAAGTTTATGATCACCAAGGCCACTTCCGATGCCAAACCTGCCCAGCCAAAGAAATACGTCGCCTTTGATCCCCGAGATTCGCGAGCTGTGGAGGCCGCATACCAGGCTAGATTacaggagctcgaggaggaacGGAACGCTTTCATCGGGAATGCGCTTGCTCGCACAGGGACTAGGCGCCCACGGGCTGTGTctggcgagggagaaaaaGACACAGACAGTAGCGGATCCAAAACAAGAGTGCCCGTAAACGAAGACTTTTTGTTCGATGTGGATATTGAAGAGCGGGAACTTGCGCCCATTTACTGGGAGGGTCCCGTGTATGAGGTCCGGCGCGGAAGTTGGTTCTATCAAGAGGGCTCCACGCTCCGGCCTTGTGAGGAGAATCTGGCTGCTCAGCTTGAGGAGGGATATCTCAAGGTCAAGCCATGGCGGTACCCGAAGGCACCCTCGAACCCGTCGACGAAGGGACCAACACCCAAGGGTTCTTCGGAGAACTTGAAGATTGTCGATGAATCCCAGGTCCAAACCAGCACAAAGACTGCAGCCAGTGtaccccaacatcaaccgcAGACCTATCGGTTGTTCGGTAGTTATATGAACAGCGTGGCAACGTATCAGGATTCTAATACAGCGTGGTTGTCCTCTGATGGGATGTTATCGTGGGTTACATCGACAATGTACGAAAGGTTTGCAGGTGGTGGATACATGAGTGGTGTGAAACTAGTGCGAGGGTACACTgaggcgaagaaggtcaaggaaaAGGATGAGAAGCGGCCAGTGACACCAGCGGGAACAAAATCAACATCCAACGAGAAGGGCGATGAGACCCCAAAGGCCCTCAAGAGGCGATCTGCACCGCCCACGAGCGTGCGGCCCAgtctggatgaggatgcaGACATGGAGCCGGACAATCCTCGGAACTCTTTATCTCGCCAACTGTCCAATTTGATGGAGCGGGCAGAGGACCcagaagctgaagctgaggCTATCAGGGTgcgagaagagaaggagatgatgggtgATTACAATACCAACGCTGGTGAGAACCAAGGCCGTGATATCGAGCatctggtgttggtgacacACGGCATTGGGCAGTTGCTATCTCGCAGGATGGACAGCATCAACTTTGTTCACGATGTGAATATTCTTCGCAAGAATCTCAAGAATGTGTACTCTGTATCCGCAGATTTACGGGCACTCAATTCTGAGATTGGGGAAAGCGGACCAGGTAACTGTCGAGTTCAGGTGCTGCCTGTGGTCTGGCGCCACCGTCTCGACTTTCCCAAGCGcaagccaagaagaggagaacaCGATCTCGCCGAGGCatttgacgaggaggacgagtACCCGTCTCTGGAGGATATCACCATTGAAGGCCTCGCTTTCGCCCGTTCCCTTATTTCTgacctcgccctcgacgTGCTTCTCTACCAGAGCGCCTACAGGGAGCAAATCGCCGACATTGTCGTCAAGGAATCCAACCACATCTACAAGACCTTCAAGGAACGCAACCCAGAGTTCAAGGGCAAAGTCCACATTGTGGGGCATTCCCTCGGCTCAGCCATCATGTTTGACATTCTCTGCCGACAAAAGGAAAGGGCACCTGCCGCTTCGCTGCCGCGAAACCCTTTGAGAATCTGGCCTGCTGCCTCTTCGGAAGATAGATTCGAACCAAAGGAGAGCAAAGATCTGGCTTTCGACTTTGTCGTGGCGGACTTTTATTGTCTAGGGTCACCGATCGGGTTATTCCAGATGCTCAAGGGGAGGACAATTTCCGCTAGGAATCTGCCCAATGCTGTCCCGTCGGAGAGCCCGCTGAATCCGGATTACATGGAGGATCCCTTTTTGTCTGCACCGGCGTATTCGTATGCCAGCGATCAACACCTCTCTCCTATTACTGGCCACCCGTTCAGTGTCTCCTCTCCCAAAGTCTCTCAGTTGTTCAACATTTTCCACCCGTCGGATCCGATCGCGTACCGACTTGAACCGCTGATATCCCAGGCCATGTCTACTCTCAAGCCGCAGGCATTGCCCTATACAAAAAAGACCATCTTTGGGAGTGTAGCCCCTCAAGGGCTGACGGGCTTGGGGGCAAAGGTTGGGCAGAGCGTGACGGGGTTGTGGAGCAGCTTCTCTGCTGGGATCGCGAGCAGCTTGCTGAATCGGAGCTTGGGGCTGACGCAGGAGGATGTGAATAATATCAATGCTTCGCATCatcgggagagggagttgagtCTCAGTCCGGTTGGGTCGCCGGGTAGTGGtgcggggaaggagaagcagcttggggcggcggggggCCAATAG